In the genome of Clostridium cylindrosporum DSM 605, one region contains:
- a CDS encoding acyltransferase — protein sequence MGKKRIYEVDILRGIAFLAVVLQHSLAGFIYDSNLKVYESITSSLLLNIIRFAVPLFVVMTGFSLYYSDKGNGYLEFIKKRFNQIILPYLLWTVVYDLFMFLITGMKVKGLYDTLIEYLKYVFTGTASYHLWYMVMIIQFYLIYPIFKKLINKNNTKKINTLVLVAFFVIHVGLLYWYNFYSGGLYESLTGLLKDVLAYRDRLFIMWMFYFVIGAYFAIYFDDIRCLLWKIRYITTALFIFSLTYVMMNMVESGSFNQSGGYTINHFLGSPLNTLMFPLLFFSILILYPLAEYVLKKHEGLGGRLIKVGKYSFGAYLVHPLVLHYDNIIIKAFIPWFYIRILLSFVICSILSIWIAKLLQVGRKNIDLRLASGKKVKTEK from the coding sequence ATGGGGAAAAAAAGAATATATGAAGTTGATATATTAAGGGGAATAGCCTTTTTAGCTGTAGTACTTCAACACTCACTTGCAGGGTTTATATATGATAGTAACCTTAAAGTATATGAAAGTATTACGTCTTCACTTCTTCTAAATATTATTAGGTTTGCAGTACCACTATTTGTGGTAATGACAGGATTTTCCCTTTATTATAGTGATAAGGGAAATGGATATTTAGAATTTATAAAAAAAAGGTTTAATCAAATAATACTGCCATATTTACTTTGGACTGTTGTCTATGATTTATTTATGTTCCTGATTACAGGAATGAAGGTAAAGGGACTATATGATACATTAATTGAGTATCTAAAATATGTATTTACAGGTACCGCATCATATCATCTATGGTATATGGTAATGATAATACAATTTTATCTAATATATCCTATATTTAAGAAGCTAATAAATAAAAACAATACTAAGAAAATTAATACTTTAGTTCTTGTAGCGTTTTTTGTAATACATGTTGGGTTGTTATATTGGTATAATTTTTATTCTGGAGGATTATATGAATCTCTAACTGGATTATTAAAGGATGTATTAGCCTATAGAGATAGATTATTTATAATGTGGATGTTTTACTTTGTTATAGGTGCATATTTTGCAATATATTTTGATGACATAAGGTGTCTACTTTGGAAAATAAGATATATAACTACTGCTTTATTTATTTTCTCATTAACATATGTAATGATGAATATGGTTGAATCAGGCAGCTTTAATCAAAGTGGAGGATATACAATAAATCACTTCTTAGGAAGCCCATTAAATACGTTAATGTTTCCTCTACTGTTTTTCTCAATACTTATTCTTTATCCATTAGCAGAGTATGTATTAAAAAAGCATGAGGGTTTAGGGGGGAGGCTTATTAAAGTAGGAAAGTACTCCTTTGGAGCATACCTAGTTCATCCTCTTGTGCTTCATTATGATAATATAATTATAAAAGCATTTATACCATGGTTTTATATTAGGATTTTACTATCATTTGTTATATGTTCAATCTTAAGTATATGGATAGCTAAATTATTACAAGTAGGAAGAAAGAATATTGATTTAAGACTAGCTAGTGGGAAAAAAGTTAAAACAGAAAAATAA
- a CDS encoding S1C family serine protease — translation MNNDNNSKDNINESKEYINDFGNTMNFRVNEHEKGTRKEKSKRLPTLGLALMILVSSVIGGVVGAYSISYISPRESANQGITKDINLNNKVITTSLPKNSITRVAEEVGPAIVGISTTKSSWLDATSSESAGSGIVFDSNGYIVTNQHVISGGTKIMVSLPGGKKVQAKVIGQDAKTDIAVLKVEEKGLKAAKFGSSKAIRVGDSVIAIGNPLGEEFAGSVTSGIVSAKERNMSIKEESYSRTYNVIQTDASINPGSSGGALLNEVGEVIGINTLKISSAEGMGFAIPIDEVKVIIKELIKSGYIKRPFLGVATIYLDNETAKMYGIPSGMGVQQVVAGSAAEKAGIVPGDIIVEIEGKKVEKENQLTDLVNGKKVGDTITLKITKENGNTRTVKATLSESRNEQ, via the coding sequence ATGAATAATGATAATAATTCAAAGGATAATATAAATGAATCTAAGGAATATATAAATGATTTTGGAAATACTATGAATTTTAGAGTAAATGAACATGAAAAAGGTACTAGAAAAGAAAAATCTAAAAGATTACCTACACTAGGACTTGCTCTTATGATATTAGTATCATCAGTTATTGGTGGGGTTGTAGGAGCATATTCAATTAGTTATATATCCCCAAGGGAAAGTGCTAATCAAGGTATAACTAAAGATATTAACTTAAATAATAAAGTGATAACAACATCCCTACCTAAAAATTCTATAACTAGGGTTGCAGAGGAAGTAGGGCCAGCTATTGTTGGTATATCAACTACAAAAAGTAGTTGGCTTGATGCAACATCCTCTGAAAGTGCAGGTTCAGGTATAGTATTTGATAGCAATGGTTATATAGTAACAAATCAACATGTTATATCCGGTGGCACAAAAATAATGGTAAGTCTTCCAGGAGGGAAAAAGGTTCAAGCTAAAGTTATAGGTCAAGATGCTAAAACGGACATTGCTGTACTTAAAGTAGAAGAAAAAGGGCTTAAAGCAGCAAAGTTTGGTAGTTCAAAGGCTATTAGAGTAGGTGATAGTGTAATTGCTATAGGAAATCCACTTGGAGAAGAATTTGCAGGAAGCGTAACATCAGGAATCGTTAGTGCAAAGGAAAGAAATATGAGTATAAAAGAAGAGAGCTACAGTAGAACATATAATGTAATCCAAACTGATGCATCAATAAATCCAGGAAGTAGCGGAGGGGCACTACTAAATGAAGTAGGAGAGGTTATTGGTATTAATACTCTTAAAATTAGTTCCGCTGAAGGTATGGGATTTGCTATACCAATCGATGAAGTTAAAGTAATAATTAAAGAACTTATAAAATCAGGATATATTAAAAGACCATTTCTTGGAGTTGCAACTATATATTTAGATAATGAAACTGCTAAAATGTATGGTATACCAAGTGGTATGGGTGTTCAGCAGGTAGTTGCAGGTTCTGCAGCTGAGAAGGCAGGTATTGTTCCAGGAGATATTATAGTAGAGATTGAAGGTAAAAAAGTTGAAAAAGAAAATCAACTAACAGATCTAGTGAATGGTAAAAAAGTAGGAGACACTATAACCTTAAAAATTACTAAGGAAAATGGTAATACTAGAACAGTTAAGGCGACTTTAAGCGAAAGTAGAAATGAGCAATAG
- a CDS encoding methionine ABC transporter ATP-binding protein, which translates to MIQIKNLSKIYMSGGQPVEALKNINLTIDKGDIYGIIGLSGAGKSSLVRCINLLEVPSTGEIIIDGLIDPSKSLDITKVSPSNLRRARKKIGMIFQHFNLLMNSTVYENIAFPLKLSKVSKSEIDKRVNELLEVVGLSDKKNMYPSQLSGGQKQRVGIARALANNPEIILCDEATSALDPTTTESILSLIKDINKKLNITVVVITHEMDVIKKLCNKVAVLERGIVVEKGNVVDVFAEPQTKTSREFLKDMVLEAPNDVLDNLKVNEKLLRLFFKGEQTNEPIVSRLSRTFDLDVSIIAGNIETIQGIQLGNLIIKVTGDEGKILNAIDYLNDINLKVEVI; encoded by the coding sequence TTGATTCAGATTAAAAATTTAAGTAAGATTTATATGTCTGGTGGACAACCAGTTGAGGCTCTAAAGAATATTAATCTTACTATTGATAAGGGCGATATATATGGAATAATTGGACTAAGTGGTGCTGGAAAATCTTCACTTGTTAGATGTATTAATCTACTTGAGGTTCCAAGTACAGGTGAAATAATTATAGATGGTCTTATAGACCCGTCAAAATCTCTTGACATTACAAAAGTTTCACCAAGTAACCTTAGACGTGCTAGAAAAAAGATAGGAATGATATTTCAACATTTTAATCTATTAATGAACTCTACAGTTTATGAAAATATAGCATTCCCATTAAAGCTATCAAAGGTTTCAAAATCAGAAATTGACAAAAGAGTAAATGAACTTCTTGAAGTAGTTGGACTATCTGATAAGAAAAATATGTACCCTTCTCAACTTTCTGGTGGACAAAAGCAAAGAGTCGGTATTGCAAGGGCACTTGCCAACAATCCAGAGATTATACTTTGTGATGAAGCAACCTCTGCACTTGACCCAACTACTACAGAATCTATTCTTTCACTTATAAAGGATATAAATAAAAAATTAAACATTACCGTTGTTGTAATTACCCATGAAATGGATGTTATAAAGAAGCTTTGTAATAAGGTTGCAGTGCTTGAGAGAGGTATTGTAGTTGAAAAAGGCAACGTTGTTGATGTTTTCGCAGAGCCTCAAACTAAAACATCTAGAGAATTCTTGAAGGATATGGTGCTTGAAGCGCCGAATGATGTATTAGATAATTTAAAGGTAAACGAGAAACTACTTCGCCTTTTCTTTAAGGGAGAACAAACAAATGAACCTATAGTTTCAAGACTTTCAAGGACATTTGATCTTGATGTTAGTATAATAGCAGGAAATATTGAAACTATTCAAGGAATCCAACTTGGAAATCTTATAATTAAAGTAACAGGTGATGAAGGTAAAATATTAAATGCCATAGATTACTTAAATGACATTAACCTAAAAGTTGAGGTGATATAA
- a CDS encoding NAD(P)/FAD-dependent oxidoreductase, with protein sequence MPIRINNIKIGLDDDINKLNNEVAKRLKISINSLKDIRILKESIDARKEDIKLCYHVEVDVESEDKVLNKTKTKDVFKVEKSEELVVDYGDEVLSSRPIVVGSGPCGMFAALLLAENGYKPILLERGCEAKKRKEKIDFFYKTGVLDLDSNVQFGEGGAGTFSDGKLTTRIKDPRCSFVLKGFTESGAPSEIIYSGKPHIGTDILINVVENIRKRIIELGGEVRFSSKVTDIIEKDGSVKALKINNNEEIEAEVVILAIGHSARDTYEMLLKSGINLNQKAFAIGARVEHLQSMIDENQYGKQCTHPKLKAADYRLTHRSEITGRPCYSFCMCPGGVVVAASSEENRLVVNGMSEYKRDGENANSAIVVGVYPEDFESSHPLAGMEYQRHYESLAYNLGGGSYTAPVQNTKDFIEGKVSKHFNDVKPSYTRDTVFKDLNECLPDYVTTTMREALVSFDRKIKGFSQNGILTGIETRTSAPVTMPRGENLESHDIKGIYPAGEGAGYAGGIMSAAVDGLKVAEKIMGKYKPLD encoded by the coding sequence ATGCCTATTAGAATAAATAATATAAAAATTGGACTTGATGATGATATAAATAAATTAAATAATGAAGTAGCTAAAAGACTAAAGATTTCAATTAATAGCTTAAAGGATATAAGAATACTTAAGGAATCAATCGATGCAAGAAAGGAAGATATAAAACTTTGTTATCATGTTGAGGTTGATGTAGAAAGTGAAGATAAAGTATTAAATAAGACAAAAACAAAGGATGTATTTAAAGTAGAAAAGTCAGAGGAATTAGTAGTTGACTATGGAGATGAAGTTTTAAGTTCAAGACCTATTGTTGTTGGTAGTGGACCATGTGGTATGTTTGCGGCACTGCTACTTGCGGAAAATGGATATAAGCCTATACTTCTAGAGCGAGGATGTGAGGCTAAAAAAAGAAAAGAAAAAATAGACTTCTTTTATAAAACAGGAGTACTTGATTTAGATTCAAATGTGCAGTTTGGTGAAGGTGGAGCAGGTACATTTTCAGATGGAAAACTTACAACTAGAATAAAGGACCCAAGATGTTCATTTGTACTAAAGGGATTTACTGAAAGTGGTGCACCATCTGAGATTATATACTCTGGAAAGCCTCATATCGGAACAGATATACTTATAAATGTAGTAGAGAATATTAGAAAAAGAATTATAGAACTTGGTGGCGAAGTTAGGTTCTCATCTAAGGTTACAGATATTATAGAAAAGGATGGAAGTGTTAAGGCACTTAAAATAAATAATAATGAAGAAATAGAGGCGGAAGTTGTAATACTAGCAATAGGTCATAGTGCAAGGGATACCTATGAAATGCTTCTAAAATCTGGAATTAATTTAAATCAAAAAGCATTTGCAATAGGAGCTAGAGTTGAGCACTTACAAAGTATGATAGATGAAAATCAATATGGAAAACAATGTACTCATCCAAAACTTAAGGCTGCTGACTATAGATTAACACATAGAAGTGAGATAACAGGAAGACCATGTTATAGCTTTTGTATGTGCCCAGGTGGAGTTGTTGTTGCAGCATCAAGTGAGGAAAATAGATTAGTTGTAAATGGAATGAGCGAATATAAAAGAGATGGAGAAAATGCTAATAGTGCTATAGTGGTTGGAGTATATCCAGAGGACTTTGAATCGAGTCATCCATTAGCTGGAATGGAATACCAAAGACACTATGAATCACTTGCATATAATCTAGGTGGAGGAAGCTATACTGCACCGGTTCAAAATACTAAGGATTTTATAGAGGGAAAAGTTAGTAAACACTTTAATGATGTTAAACCGAGTTATACAAGAGATACGGTATTTAAAGACCTTAATGAATGTCTTCCAGACTACGTTACAACTACTATGAGGGAGGCTCTTGTCTCATTTGATAGGAAAATTAAAGGGTTTTCACAAAATGGGATATTAACAGGTATTGAAACAAGAACATCAGCACCTGTAACCATGCCAAGAGGAGAGAATTTAGAATCTCACGATATAAAAGGTATATATCCAGCAGGTGAAGGAGCAGGTTATGCAGGGGGCATAATGTCAGCAGCTGTTGATGGACTTAAAGTAGCTGAAAAAATAATGGGTAAATATAAACCTTTAGATTAA
- a CDS encoding MetQ/NlpA family ABC transporter substrate-binding protein: MNIKKLLSLGLISVLSVGILAGCSSKDAGKEAPKTTETKKIVVGATPVPHAEFLNGFAKAKLKEKGIDLEVKEFTDYVIPNKAVAEKQLDANYFQHIPYLDDYNKENKTTLVPIGKIHAEPLAAYSNKIKNISELKSGAIIAIPNDNSNGTRALKLLQKQGLIELKDANAAIQTEKDIVKNPKNIKVKTVEAAQLPRVLGDVDVAIINGNYALESKLDTKSTLFAEDVSAIEKNVNVVVSREDNKDNPALKELVNVLKSEDAKKWLKEKYGSAVIPAN, translated from the coding sequence ATGAACATCAAAAAACTATTATCATTAGGACTTATTTCTGTATTATCAGTAGGTATTCTTGCTGGATGCTCATCAAAGGATGCAGGAAAAGAAGCTCCAAAGACAACTGAAACTAAAAAAATCGTTGTAGGTGCAACACCAGTACCACATGCTGAATTCCTAAATGGATTTGCAAAGGCTAAGCTAAAGGAAAAGGGAATAGACCTTGAAGTTAAAGAATTTACTGATTACGTAATTCCAAACAAGGCAGTAGCTGAAAAACAACTTGACGCTAACTACTTCCAACACATTCCTTACTTAGACGACTACAATAAGGAAAATAAAACTACTCTAGTACCAATAGGAAAAATACATGCAGAGCCACTAGCTGCTTATTCAAATAAAATAAAAAACATATCAGAACTAAAAAGTGGAGCTATAATTGCTATTCCAAATGATAATTCAAATGGAACAAGAGCTCTTAAGCTTCTTCAAAAGCAAGGATTAATTGAACTTAAGGATGCTAATGCTGCTATCCAAACAGAAAAGGATATAGTTAAAAACCCTAAGAATATTAAAGTTAAAACTGTAGAAGCTGCTCAACTTCCAAGAGTTCTAGGAGATGTTGATGTTGCTATAATCAATGGTAACTATGCACTTGAATCAAAACTTGATACTAAGTCAACTTTATTTGCTGAAGACGTTTCTGCTATAGAAAAGAATGTAAACGTTGTTGTTTCAAGAGAAGATAACAAGGACAACCCTGCTTTAAAGGAACTTGTTAATGTTCTTAAATCAGAAGATGCTAAGAAATGGCTTAAAGAAAAATATGGTTCAGCTGTAATTCCAGCTAACTAA
- a CDS encoding peroxiredoxin has translation MERLVGKKAPSFQMNGVKGDGSDFVKVNLDDYKGKWLVMFFYPLDFTFVCPTEITGFSKRIADFKKENAELLAVSCDSEHSHKAWINGDLGKIEFPIASDITKKVSNEYGILIEEEGISLRGLFIIDPEGVVRYSVVHDLNVGRSVDETLRVLKAFKTGGLCAIDWAEGDANL, from the coding sequence ATGGAAAGATTAGTAGGAAAAAAAGCACCTTCATTTCAAATGAATGGAGTAAAAGGTGATGGAAGTGATTTTGTAAAGGTTAACCTTGATGATTATAAGGGTAAATGGCTTGTAATGTTCTTTTATCCTTTAGACTTTACTTTTGTTTGTCCAACAGAAATAACTGGATTTAGTAAGAGAATAGCAGATTTCAAAAAGGAAAATGCAGAACTTCTTGCTGTTAGCTGTGATAGTGAACATTCACATAAGGCTTGGATAAATGGCGACCTTGGAAAGATTGAATTCCCAATTGCTTCAGATATTACTAAGAAAGTTTCTAATGAATATGGAATTCTAATTGAAGAAGAAGGAATATCACTTAGAGGACTATTTATTATTGACCCTGAGGGAGTAGTTAGATATTCAGTAGTCCACGACCTTAATGTAGGAAGAAGTGTTGACGAAACACTTAGAGTTCTTAAAGCCTTTAAAACAGGTGGACTATGTGCTATTGACTGGGCTGAAGGAGATGCTAACCTTTAA
- a CDS encoding GntR family transcriptional regulator produces the protein MNIIINFESDVPIYIQIRNEIVKGIASGNLEDGYSLPSVRAFAEDIGINMHTVNKAYNMLKSEGYIVLDRRHGAFVSVSRISEEDEKRFNDELRVIVSSCLAKGMKKEDIVSIVQSICNEMRGENE, from the coding sequence GTGAATATTATAATTAATTTTGAAAGTGATGTTCCTATATATATTCAAATTAGAAATGAGATTGTTAAAGGTATAGCATCTGGTAATTTAGAAGATGGCTATTCTTTGCCCTCAGTTAGAGCATTTGCAGAGGATATAGGAATAAATATGCACACAGTAAACAAAGCATATAATATGCTAAAATCTGAGGGATATATAGTTCTTGATAGAAGACATGGTGCCTTTGTATCTGTTTCAAGAATAAGCGAAGAGGATGAAAAACGTTTTAATGATGAATTAAGAGTTATCGTTAGTAGTTGTCTTGCCAAGGGGATGAAAAAGGAAGATATAGTTTCTATAGTTCAAAGTATATGCAATGAAATGAGAGGGGAGAATGAGTAA
- a CDS encoding carbonic anhydrase, whose translation MSKMISLGQLTNQCGNKLSRNDQSSHTTKCSLGLNEAVNKNKLTIVLSEEDIPSRFKNTPIELLLRYHNLRQTFDKYDKAKILVGMCMDNRKHLHIPDNFAYIIRSAGGNLRYSEFKVSYSISVGDVEAIVLIGHNNCGMTNLISKEQKFVNGLVQKCGWEEETAKQHFRSYLPMFEIGNEIDFVIGEAKRLREKYKSMLVVPLFYNVEDNLLYIVEED comes from the coding sequence ATGAGCAAAATGATTAGCTTAGGCCAATTAACAAATCAATGTGGGAATAAATTAAGTAGAAATGATCAATCTTCTCACACTACAAAATGTTCACTTGGGTTAAATGAGGCAGTAAACAAAAATAAACTTACTATTGTTTTAAGTGAAGAGGATATTCCATCAAGATTTAAAAATACACCAATAGAACTTTTACTTAGATATCACAATTTAAGACAAACATTTGATAAGTACGATAAGGCAAAAATCTTAGTAGGAATGTGTATGGATAATAGAAAGCATCTACATATTCCTGATAACTTTGCTTATATAATTAGAAGTGCAGGCGGAAATCTAAGATATAGTGAGTTTAAGGTATCATACTCTATATCTGTAGGTGATGTTGAAGCAATAGTACTAATTGGACATAATAACTGTGGAATGACTAATCTAATATCCAAGGAACAAAAATTTGTTAATGGTCTAGTTCAAAAATGTGGATGGGAAGAAGAAACTGCAAAGCAGCATTTTAGAAGTTATCTTCCAATGTTCGAAATTGGAAATGAAATAGACTTTGTTATTGGTGAAGCAAAAAGACTTAGGGAAAAATATAAAAGTATGCTAGTAGTTCCTTTATTCTATAATGTAGAGGATAACCTATTATATATAGTAGAAGAAGACTAG
- a CDS encoding (Fe-S)-binding protein: MKKVNLSKNIIDEVSINEEKCIGCNLCMKECPMSQEIQISPKDIMKSVKDNNNIDISIPFSCTFCSSCTSKCPRDIDLSSMYNKIRKDVFKKDKKSVNNFGYATVRFHQKSSYSSIFTGSNIPNGCTSVFFPGCSLSGYSKEIVDNTFKYLSSKIDNLGLLLTCCGKPSLDIGDEKSFESNFQSIIDILEKNGIEEVIVACSNCFNTIRDYGNVKVVSLWETFRNIGVPDRVHGIYKNSNIDVALHDPCPIRKENEIHESVRFILDEIGLKYKEFNKSKENTQCCGAGGMMMSTNRNVALKQMKLRAESTEASHIISYCESCVQSMITGGKKSLHILDFLFNDDVINSNIDTQGPRGVLSHWRERRKVATYARKSRNI, encoded by the coding sequence ATGAAAAAAGTTAATTTATCAAAAAATATTATAGATGAGGTTTCTATAAATGAAGAAAAGTGTATAGGATGTAATTTATGCATGAAGGAATGTCCTATGTCTCAAGAGATACAAATATCTCCTAAGGATATAATGAAAAGTGTAAAAGATAATAATAATATTGATATATCTATACCATTTTCATGTACCTTTTGTAGTAGCTGTACATCAAAATGTCCAAGGGATATTGACCTTAGTAGTATGTATAATAAAATTAGAAAAGATGTATTTAAGAAAGACAAAAAAAGTGTTAATAATTTTGGATATGCTACTGTAAGGTTCCATCAAAAAAGTAGTTACTCTAGCATATTTACAGGTAGTAACATTCCAAATGGATGCACTTCGGTCTTTTTTCCTGGATGTAGTTTATCAGGATATAGTAAGGAGATAGTAGATAATACATTTAAATATCTAAGTAGTAAAATAGATAATCTAGGCTTATTATTAACCTGTTGTGGTAAGCCATCACTTGATATAGGAGATGAAAAAAGCTTTGAAAGTAATTTCCAAAGTATAATTGATATACTAGAAAAAAACGGTATAGAAGAAGTTATAGTAGCCTGTAGTAATTGTTTCAATACTATAAGAGATTATGGAAATGTTAAGGTTGTTTCTCTATGGGAGACTTTTAGAAATATTGGAGTGCCGGATAGGGTACATGGAATATATAAAAATTCTAATATAGATGTTGCGCTACATGACCCATGTCCAATAAGAAAAGAAAACGAAATACATGAAAGTGTTAGATTTATTTTAGATGAAATAGGATTAAAGTATAAAGAATTTAATAAAAGTAAGGAGAATACTCAGTGTTGTGGTGCTGGTGGTATGATGATGAGTACCAATAGAAATGTAGCGCTAAAACAAATGAAGTTAAGGGCAGAGTCTACAGAAGCAAGCCATATTATTTCATACTGTGAAAGTTGTGTGCAATCAATGATAACAGGAGGAAAAAAGAGCCTTCATATATTAGATTTTTTATTTAATGATGATGTAATAAATAGCAATATAGATACTCAAGGACCACGTGGAGTATTATCCCATTGGAGAGAAAGAAGAAAGGTTGCAACATACGCTCGGAAGTCTAGAAATATATAG
- a CDS encoding methionine ABC transporter permease, producing MDSYAEILTAMQTPLIQTIYMVTLSTIFSLIIGLPLGIILTVTSKGHILENRIINTIIGTIVNVFRSVPFIILLIALFPLSKLLIGTSIGTNAATVALSIAAAPFVARVIENSLKEVSYGLIEASLAAGATSYQIIFKVMLPEAISSLILGITLTIINILGYSAMAGAVGGEGIGDFAIREGYLRYNNKVLLLTIIVLIILVEVIQQFGNLLARKFDKR from the coding sequence ATGGATTCATATGCAGAAATACTTACAGCAATGCAAACCCCACTTATACAAACTATTTATATGGTTACATTATCAACAATATTTTCTCTTATAATAGGATTACCACTTGGGATTATCTTAACAGTTACAAGTAAAGGTCACATATTAGAAAATAGAATTATAAATACCATTATAGGAACTATTGTTAATGTGTTTAGATCAGTTCCTTTCATTATACTGCTAATAGCTTTATTCCCATTATCAAAGCTTTTAATTGGGACAAGTATAGGAACTAACGCTGCCACAGTAGCACTTTCAATTGCTGCTGCACCATTTGTTGCAAGAGTTATAGAAAACTCATTAAAAGAAGTAAGCTACGGACTTATTGAAGCTTCACTTGCTGCAGGTGCTACAAGTTATCAGATTATTTTTAAGGTTATGCTTCCAGAGGCAATATCATCATTAATACTTGGTATAACCTTAACCATAATAAATATTCTAGGATATTCTGCTATGGCGGGGGCCGTAGGGGGAGAAGGTATAGGAGATTTTGCAATTAGGGAAGGATACTTAAGATATAATAATAAGGTTTTATTACTAACTATTATTGTACTTATTATTCTTGTTGAGGTAATACAACAATTTGGAAATCTTCTAGCTAGAAAATTCGATAAGAGGTAA
- a CDS encoding DUF5808 domain-containing protein, producing the protein MDFLYILTVLIPFLILMFSSLKIVNFNDKTLFFGVRLPIDFQITDELQRVKYTYKKDILISFTILAIIISIVYFLVPEEFSISVSIIGILLFIFDSMISFKIANQRASQIKKRDKWSGYSKNIVVVDLNYRKTSISENNISSKLFFIPLGITILTALIGVYSYNISKNEMIPGVFGESGVIKGYVKRGDIISIWDHLTPLLFQILILLIIYFSYIMIVKSKQIINGGEVEKLKIYNIKVKNAGIYYTALLGTIVSLFLMSFYLGSAINSSLVIIAFIVCNIVTIVIYSIYYNKVIKRYKLDYEVKDNKMVINRDDDKNYVWGMFYNNPSDPSLFIPKRIGVGYDFNYGDIKIRIGVSIFALFMTIVLGFVAFVLPFDMKDKTPVITKDTITINSMYKEVINKKDISDISIIKSLPGNLIKSNGGGTKTKFLGNFIQDRKYKAKLFIGNSNIEVIKILKKDASLVYINHTSKISTEKLYNTLKSYIGK; encoded by the coding sequence ATGGATTTTCTTTATATTCTTACTGTTTTAATACCATTTTTAATATTAATGTTTTCATCGTTAAAAATAGTAAATTTTAATGATAAAACTCTTTTCTTTGGAGTAAGACTTCCAATAGATTTTCAAATAACTGATGAACTTCAAAGGGTAAAATATACCTATAAAAAAGATATACTTATCTCTTTTACAATACTTGCTATAATTATATCTATAGTTTATTTTTTAGTTCCTGAGGAATTTTCAATAAGTGTCTCAATAATAGGAATTCTACTTTTTATATTTGATAGTATGATAAGTTTCAAAATAGCAAATCAAAGAGCATCGCAAATTAAAAAAAGAGATAAATGGTCTGGCTATAGTAAAAATATAGTTGTAGTAGACCTTAACTACAGAAAGACTTCTATCTCAGAGAACAATATATCCAGTAAGTTGTTTTTTATTCCATTAGGAATTACAATTCTAACAGCTTTAATTGGAGTATATTCATATAATATAAGTAAAAATGAGATGATTCCTGGAGTATTTGGTGAGAGTGGTGTTATTAAAGGTTACGTTAAAAGAGGAGATATAATATCAATTTGGGATCACTTAACTCCTTTATTATTTCAAATCTTAATTCTTCTTATTATATATTTTAGCTATATTATGATAGTAAAAAGTAAGCAGATTATTAATGGTGGAGAAGTTGAGAAGCTTAAGATATATAACATAAAAGTGAAAAATGCAGGAATTTATTATACAGCTTTACTCGGAACAATTGTAAGTTTATTTTTAATGAGTTTCTATCTTGGAAGTGCTATAAATAGTAGCTTAGTGATAATTGCTTTTATAGTATGCAATATAGTAACTATAGTTATATATTCTATATACTACAATAAAGTAATTAAACGATACAAATTAGATTATGAAGTTAAAGATAATAAGATGGTAATCAATAGAGATGATGATAAAAACTATGTATGGGGAATGTTTTATAATAATCCTAGTGACCCATCGCTATTCATTCCTAAAAGGATAGGAGTAGGATATGATTTTAATTATGGAGATATTAAAATTAGAATAGGGGTTTCAATCTTTGCACTATTTATGACTATAGTTTTAGGGTTTGTAGCTTTTGTTTTACCATTTGATATGAAGGATAAAACTCCGGTTATTACTAAGGATACTATTACAATTAATAGTATGTACAAAGAAGTTATTAATAAAAAAGATATATCTGATATAAGTATAATAAAGTCTTTACCAGGTAATCTTATAAAAAGCAATGGAGGGGGTACTAAAACAAAGTTTTTAGGAAACTTTATTCAGGATAGAAAATATAAAGCAAAACTTTTTATAGGAAACTCTAATATAGAAGTCATAAAGATCCTTAAGAAAGATGCATCACTAGTATATATTAATCATACAAGTAAAATTAGTACTGAAAAGCTTTATAATACATTAAAAAGTTATATAGGTAAATAA